In a single window of the Flavobacterium sp. W4I14 genome:
- a CDS encoding hypothetical protein (product_source=Hypo-rule applied) yields MQMKKVAILLLAVFCTITILESCSSKLCPAYGSYPEGKRRRN; encoded by the coding sequence ATGCAGATGAAAAAAGTAGCCATTTTATTATTGGCGGTGTTTTGCACCATTACCATTTTAGAATCTTGTTCTTCTAAACTTTGTCCTGCTTACGGATCTTATCCAGAAGGAAAACGCAGAAGGAATTAA
- a CDS encoding bacillithiol system protein YtxJ (product_source=TIGR04019; pfam=PF11009; superfamily=52833; tigrfam=TIGR04019) → MTWVNLTSIEQLDEIRNASGFSLIFKHSTRCSISLMAKKNFEFDWDIIPADTKLYFLDLISYRDISNQIAEIFQVAHQSPQILLIKDGDCVLEASHSDISADEVAEVIAA, encoded by the coding sequence ATGACTTGGGTTAACTTAACTTCAATAGAACAGCTTGACGAGATCAGGAATGCAAGCGGTTTTAGCCTTATTTTTAAGCACAGCACGCGTTGCTCAATTAGTTTAATGGCTAAAAAGAACTTCGAATTTGATTGGGACATCATTCCGGCTGACACAAAACTTTACTTTTTAGATTTAATCAGCTACCGTGATATTTCCAACCAGATTGCCGAAATCTTTCAGGTAGCTCACCAATCACCGCAGATTTTATTGATTAAAGATGGCGATTGTGTATTGGAAGCGTCGCATAGCGATATTTCTGCAGATGAAGTTGCAGAAGTGATTGCGGCTTAA
- a CDS encoding malate dehydrogenase (quinone) (product_source=KO:K00116; cath_funfam=3.50.50.60; cog=COG0579; ko=KO:K00116; pfam=PF06039; superfamily=51905; tigrfam=TIGR01320; transmembrane_helix_parts=Inside_1_12,TMhelix_13_30,Outside_31_505), whose product MTKKKKTVGKTDADVILIGAGIMSATLGVLLKQLEPNLSIEIYERLDIAAAESSDAWNNAGTGHSAFCELNYTPEKKDGTVEIKKAVQIAEHFEVSKQFWSYLVNKGLVSDPCNFIRNIPHMSFVWGKKNVEYLKKRYDALTQCDLFSDMQYTEDTELVRNWAPLIMDGRKKSEKVAATKMDLGTDVNFGTLTRDMFNNLKEQSNVNLHFNHEIRDLKKNKDGNWIVKVKDLETGDKRKRVAKFVFIGAGGGSLPLLEKSDIPEGKGFGGFPVSGQWLKCTNEEIIKKHHAKVYGKAAVGAPPMSVPHLDTRMINGKQALLFGPYAGFSTKFLKNGSFLDLPKSIKFNNIRPMLSAGLHNLDLTKYLIEQVRQSPEDRLEALKEYLPTAELKDWELEYAGQRVQVIKKDEKQGGILEFGTEVVSAADGSIAALLGASPGASTAVSIMLDLLNRCFTEDLATDEWQAKIREMIPTYGKALAQDPKLCKETRTRTSKVLKIENTVVA is encoded by the coding sequence ATGACAAAAAAGAAAAAGACAGTTGGTAAAACTGACGCTGATGTAATTTTAATAGGGGCTGGCATCATGAGTGCAACCCTGGGTGTTTTGTTAAAACAATTAGAGCCCAATTTAAGCATAGAAATTTACGAACGTTTAGACATTGCGGCGGCAGAAAGTTCTGATGCCTGGAATAATGCCGGAACGGGACACTCTGCTTTTTGCGAATTAAACTATACGCCCGAAAAGAAGGATGGTACGGTTGAAATAAAAAAGGCAGTTCAGATTGCTGAGCATTTTGAAGTTTCCAAGCAATTTTGGTCATATTTAGTGAACAAGGGATTGGTTTCTGACCCTTGTAATTTTATCCGCAATATTCCTCACATGAGCTTTGTTTGGGGGAAAAAGAATGTAGAATATCTTAAAAAACGCTACGACGCATTAACCCAATGCGATCTGTTTAGCGATATGCAGTATACAGAGGATACTGAGCTTGTAAGAAACTGGGCACCCTTAATTATGGATGGCCGTAAAAAGAGCGAAAAAGTTGCAGCAACAAAAATGGATCTGGGAACCGATGTTAATTTTGGAACCTTAACCCGTGATATGTTTAACAACTTAAAGGAACAAAGTAATGTTAATCTGCATTTCAATCACGAAATCCGTGACCTGAAAAAGAATAAAGACGGCAACTGGATTGTAAAAGTTAAAGATTTAGAAACCGGCGATAAACGTAAACGTGTAGCTAAATTTGTATTTATCGGTGCCGGTGGTGGTTCTTTGCCATTATTGGAAAAATCAGATATTCCTGAAGGAAAAGGTTTTGGCGGTTTCCCTGTAAGTGGGCAATGGCTGAAATGTACCAATGAAGAAATTATTAAAAAACACCATGCAAAGGTATACGGTAAGGCTGCGGTTGGTGCGCCACCAATGTCGGTTCCACATTTAGATACCAGAATGATTAATGGCAAACAGGCACTGTTGTTTGGGCCGTACGCTGGTTTTTCGACCAAATTCCTTAAAAATGGTTCATTCCTGGATTTACCAAAATCAATTAAATTTAATAACATCCGTCCGATGCTTTCTGCCGGATTGCACAACCTCGATTTAACAAAATATTTAATTGAGCAGGTTAGGCAGTCGCCAGAAGATAGATTGGAAGCGTTGAAAGAATATTTACCAACTGCCGAACTTAAAGATTGGGAACTGGAATATGCAGGACAGCGTGTTCAGGTAATTAAAAAAGACGAGAAACAAGGCGGTATTTTAGAATTTGGTACTGAGGTAGTAAGTGCTGCTGATGGTTCTATTGCGGCTTTGTTGGGTGCTTCTCCTGGTGCATCAACAGCAGTTTCTATTATGCTCGATCTATTAAACCGTTGCTTCACAGAAGATTTAGCTACCGACGAATGGCAGGCGAAAATCAGAGAAATGATCCCGACCTATGGAAAAGCCTTAGCTCAGGACCCGAAACTTTGCAAAGAAACCAGAACAAGAACATCGAAAGTATTGAAAATAGAAAATACTGTAGTTGCTTAA
- a CDS encoding 6,7-dimethyl-8-ribityllumazine synthase (product_source=KO:K00794; cath_funfam=3.40.50.960; cog=COG0054; ko=KO:K00794; pfam=PF00885; superfamily=52121; tigrfam=TIGR00114): protein MSTQLKNLSDFSHTTVPSGANYKFGIIVAEWNAEITGALYNGALKTLLANGVAEENIISLPVPGSFELTGGAEILLSKRSDIDAVICLGCVIQGDTKHFDFICDAVAQGITNVGIKYSKPVIFGVLTTNNLEQAQDRAGGKHGNKGDEAAITAIKMADFSAQI, encoded by the coding sequence ATGTCAACACAATTAAAAAATCTATCTGATTTCTCTCACACCACCGTTCCCAGTGGAGCAAACTATAAATTCGGAATTATTGTAGCCGAATGGAATGCCGAAATTACCGGTGCTTTGTACAATGGTGCTTTAAAAACATTATTAGCTAATGGTGTTGCTGAAGAAAATATAATTTCTTTACCCGTACCGGGAAGTTTCGAATTAACAGGTGGTGCAGAAATTCTATTGAGCAAAAGAAGCGATATAGATGCTGTAATCTGTTTAGGGTGCGTGATTCAGGGTGATACCAAACATTTCGATTTTATTTGCGATGCAGTGGCACAGGGTATAACCAATGTTGGCATTAAGTACAGTAAACCGGTTATCTTCGGGGTTTTAACCACCAATAACCTAGAGCAGGCGCAAGACCGTGCTGGCGGAAAACATGGCAACAAAGGCGATGAGGCTGCTATTACCGCCATTAAAATGGCTGATTTTTCGGCTCAAATTTAG
- a CDS encoding hypothetical protein (product_source=Hypo-rule applied; superfamily=48498) yields the protein MKNLILFCVVLFLAACSGEKTDQLLLELDKKKLAENINYDKIIFYKFAKIAVRSTAVQDTTQPEYQKFSKQAQSVVRTLNKVNAHNNENISVIDALRVYKEYRSVKQFVKETDEDVFPLLTAGFIAMKTGIKTPQPFFKDTNKAYYQNIEHAILSMAVLATRDLGQPFALYECAKTQPELLDDCETKTLLEFVRGFLFFSNNLFYLSEDGLSRNIKWLDKNEKIPLPYTKAFFGWSRLNDEQTHLAFHSMNYLFRGFDRMRMERKIDEERSLEDFEAFLNDMNKLGIQNELVWGITVYLNLKKERPEQSLPALEKLSKSPLFSKNEREALQQTMVYVKDRKSDKALTGVYDKAFIGKIATKYMIAILSKIDWKKLMKQQGVPYTEEVFAGIGKFKALSNSVSEYTQPSTIEKGKKEIGKKGSELLEKAKGFLN from the coding sequence ATGAAGAATTTAATTTTATTTTGCGTTGTCCTATTTTTAGCTGCCTGTTCTGGCGAAAAAACCGATCAGCTTTTACTCGAACTTGATAAAAAGAAACTGGCTGAAAACATCAATTATGATAAAATCATATTTTATAAATTTGCTAAAATAGCAGTCCGTTCAACTGCCGTTCAGGATACTACCCAGCCCGAGTATCAGAAATTCAGCAAACAGGCACAAAGTGTTGTCAGGACGCTGAACAAAGTAAACGCGCACAACAATGAAAACATTTCTGTAATAGACGCTTTAAGGGTGTATAAAGAATATCGGTCGGTTAAACAATTTGTAAAAGAAACCGATGAAGATGTTTTTCCATTGCTTACCGCTGGCTTTATCGCGATGAAAACGGGCATAAAAACGCCGCAACCATTTTTTAAGGATACAAACAAGGCCTACTACCAAAATATAGAACATGCCATTTTAAGCATGGCTGTACTGGCCACGAGAGATTTAGGACAACCTTTTGCATTATATGAATGTGCTAAAACTCAACCAGAACTGCTTGATGATTGCGAAACTAAAACACTTTTAGAATTTGTGCGCGGTTTCTTATTTTTTAGCAACAACCTGTTTTATTTATCTGAAGATGGTCTTTCGAGAAACATTAAATGGTTGGATAAAAACGAGAAAATCCCACTCCCCTACACCAAAGCCTTTTTTGGCTGGAGCCGTTTAAACGATGAGCAGACACATTTGGCTTTCCATAGCATGAACTATCTTTTTAGAGGTTTTGACCGCATGAGAATGGAGCGAAAAATTGATGAGGAAAGATCGCTTGAAGATTTTGAGGCTTTTTTAAATGACATGAATAAACTCGGCATTCAAAACGAACTGGTTTGGGGAATAACTGTTTATCTGAATTTAAAAAAAGAAAGACCAGAGCAATCGCTTCCAGCCCTGGAAAAGCTTAGCAAAAGCCCACTATTTTCTAAGAACGAACGTGAAGCACTACAACAAACTATGGTTTATGTAAAAGACCGCAAGTCAGATAAGGCACTAACTGGTGTGTACGACAAAGCGTTTATCGGTAAAATTGCCACCAAATACATGATTGCAATACTTTCGAAAATAGATTGGAAAAAACTGATGAAACAGCAGGGTGTTCCTTATACCGAAGAAGTATTTGCCGGCATAGGCAAGTTTAAAGCGCTTTCCAATTCGGTGAGTGAGTACACTCAACCTTCAACTATAGAAAAAGGAAAAAAAGAGATTGGCAAAAAAGGCAGCGAACTACTCGAAAAAGCTAAAGGTTTTTTGAATTAA
- a CDS encoding uncharacterized protein YfaS (alpha-2-macroglobulin family) (product_source=COG2373; cath_funfam=2.60.40.10; cleavage_site_network=SignalP-noTM; cog=COG2373; pfam=PF00207,PF01835,PF13715,PF17973; smart=SM01360,SM01419; superfamily=48239,49464) yields the protein MNISLRISALFLFTFLFSFDVSAQHKYTLADFYRVDSLANQAKPKDALALIDKINQAAKKENNAPLLIKSVIYRMMFQSYLEENAFDKILVSLRTDISNAKQPEKSILQSLLAETYWNYLQQNRWQIELRTQVQGDIGNDIKTWSTKKLNEETIKYYLLSLKEAKILQQTKVDVLDAVLAGDKNNRNYRPTLYDLLAHRAIDVFSNTQINLTQYDDDSIDMSNAAWFGNRQDFLTMELTNDSTLFKPQALQLFKNLIRFHQNSNNFSALADVDLKRLKFIQRNFSGDNQELYNNALSNLAEQSTQTEVYADILYEQALMHKNVQLPVDTNKRNLLTAVALAKKAVEGYPKSIGAQNAENLIRQIKGSELSIKIKGYIQPDKPAQLFLSYKNTDTVHIRLFKAPEPQNNYEQFKNKDDFLAFFNQNKVIKKWFIIVPKTSDYQSHTLIDKIDGLPFGNYTLIAQTLNREQKDTVYSNINFKVTAMAVINRRNIEKHEYFVSQLGNGAPLKNVKIQQQRYDYNKRKYINGDLITTNENGYATTNETDGNMSFAVATLGKDELKVNINNYNSYRNDDDEERIILFTDRPIYRPGQTIYYKGICLQSKDGKNKIEVNKALEVFFKDANGKEITSTNVTSNDFGTFQGSFSIPMGKLNGQMEIETDYGSINVQVEEYKRPTFEVVFDKPNQHYKLNDSIKVQGKASSFSGYSVNNAKVNYKVFRRAMYDYRLTYTQRNAIYGSNIYNERKQIAIGKTNTKPGGKFDITFFAKATNTKQNYSYEIETEVTDLNGETRTKTTAINVGQKDINLNVSTEQVIYVSNQTDSIPFWVTNLNNEPIKANIKAKWSLLQAPSRLMNKSPFYAENYALSKEEFIKNFPDEDYNNELEVAKWPIKSVELRQNPTAKNGRWSLTFNQKNLKPGYYKINLMAINEQNDTIKVDKYLIIYNEAPVTIQSNIEWIAPEVSIIKPTESAAFRLAGLADNSRAYYEVYYRDSIAEKVWLNLSPKQSFVKIKPKGNYEDGFAVQFTMVHQGMVYSSMQQVKIIDPKKGLDIRFLTFRNKLQPGEKESWKLQISNKNGEKQMAEMVATLYDASLDDLKRMDWNTQLPTGFNYYFYTWNFNVNDVANAGYLWFLRSENNFGVITRGYENLNLFGYNYYGGYNYSYHNYINNLKKPQKRGLSPEAVQKLAELANGKLSYGVVFNAHGEILPGVQVKSGKTVTTTNIFGIYTIDAKAGETLSFAFLGFKNYAIKVGTKKRIDVTLKEDGQALNEVVVVGYGSQKKEMSTAAIQIRGSATLKGKVAGVATDAIYGSRAADNSAIEDLISSAGAPIDQKDPTLRQEVEALKNKKTDITPRTNFNELAFFYPQLLTDAKGEIKIEFTIPQSLTRYKMMGFAHTKDLKTASITNELVTQKQLAIAINAPRFFREGDTILLSAKLNNLAGKKLIGNASLALTDALTAKPIQIFGRNEKTEKTFEIDDAGNTVLKWALIIPSGLNAITYKVLAQSGKFSDGEENTIPVLANAMLVTESMSINVRGNTSKTFDFEKLEKSGTSKTLRNQSLTFEFTSNPIWYAVQALPYLMEYPYECAEQTFSRFYANSFATGIINSSPKIKTVFEQWQNTNNGEALLSNLEKNQELKSILLEETPWVRNADNENERKKRLAILFDLNRMTYELKNNFEKLEKMQFNNGAFPWFNGMQEDRYITQHIVLGMGQLKKLKLIDEKAYPSFNVMLNKAIIYLDAQLVKDYKDEVKGKRFAYLPLHYLFARSYTNQKNNNADFLNAKDFYLKKLMANWKTFDTYQLAQTALVLNRNGNEVEAKKIITLLNQTAQQNDELGMYWATNKAGWWWYQSPIETQALLIEAFDEVTNDDKSVEEMKIWLLKNKQTNDWKTTKATTAACYALLMKGTDLLTERNEPEITIGGQKIADLQQPNAIKEAGTGYQKLTIAAADVKPEMGKVQVKNNNQTVAWGALYWQYFEQLDKITPANTGAKINKQLFVQKASAKGDVLTPLTATNILAPGDLLKVRIEIYCDRDMEYIHLKDMRSSGFEPVNVISRYKYQDGLGYYESTKDASTNFFISYMPKGTYVFEYPLRVTHAGNFSNGITSLQSMYAPEFTTHSAGIRVNVKP from the coding sequence ATGAACATATCATTACGTATCTCTGCTTTATTTCTTTTTACCTTTTTGTTTTCTTTCGATGTTTCTGCTCAGCATAAATATACGCTGGCCGATTTTTATCGGGTAGATTCTCTTGCTAACCAGGCCAAACCCAAAGATGCCCTCGCTTTGATCGACAAAATAAATCAAGCGGCAAAGAAAGAGAACAATGCACCATTGCTGATCAAATCAGTTATCTACCGGATGATGTTTCAAAGCTATTTGGAAGAGAATGCCTTTGATAAAATTTTGGTTAGCCTGCGCACAGACATCAGCAATGCCAAACAACCCGAAAAAAGCATTTTACAGTCGCTTTTAGCCGAAACGTATTGGAATTATTTGCAGCAAAACAGGTGGCAAATTGAATTGCGTACACAAGTACAGGGCGATATTGGCAATGACATTAAAACCTGGAGCACTAAAAAACTAAACGAAGAAACGATAAAATACTACCTGTTATCGTTAAAAGAAGCCAAAATTTTGCAACAAACTAAAGTTGATGTTTTGGATGCCGTTTTGGCGGGTGATAAAAATAACCGGAATTACAGGCCAACACTGTATGACCTGCTTGCGCACCGGGCCATCGATGTTTTTAGCAACACACAGATTAACCTTACACAATATGATGATGACTCAATTGATATGAGCAATGCTGCCTGGTTTGGCAACAGACAGGATTTTTTGACAATGGAACTCACAAATGATAGTACATTGTTTAAACCGCAAGCTTTGCAGTTGTTTAAAAACCTGATCAGATTTCATCAAAACAGCAATAACTTTTCGGCATTGGCCGATGTTGATCTAAAACGCTTGAAATTTATACAACGAAATTTTAGTGGCGATAATCAGGAATTATATAATAACGCTTTAAGTAATTTAGCTGAACAAAGTACCCAAACCGAAGTTTATGCCGATATTTTATATGAACAGGCCCTTATGCATAAAAATGTGCAATTGCCTGTTGATACCAACAAACGAAATCTTTTAACAGCTGTTGCATTAGCCAAAAAAGCTGTTGAGGGCTATCCTAAAAGTATTGGTGCGCAAAACGCAGAAAATTTAATCAGGCAGATTAAAGGCAGCGAATTATCAATTAAAATAAAAGGGTATATCCAGCCGGATAAACCTGCACAGTTATTTTTATCATATAAAAATACAGATACAGTACATATTAGGCTGTTTAAAGCACCCGAACCTCAAAACAATTATGAACAGTTTAAAAACAAAGATGACTTTTTAGCTTTTTTTAATCAAAATAAAGTAATAAAAAAATGGTTTATCATTGTGCCAAAAACCAGCGATTATCAAAGCCATACCTTAATTGATAAAATAGATGGTTTACCCTTTGGTAATTATACCTTGATTGCCCAAACCCTTAACCGCGAACAAAAAGATACGGTTTATAGCAATATTAATTTTAAGGTTACCGCAATGGCTGTAATCAACAGGCGCAATATTGAAAAACATGAATATTTTGTTAGCCAGCTTGGCAACGGTGCACCCTTGAAGAATGTTAAAATCCAACAACAGCGATATGACTATAACAAGCGGAAATATATTAATGGCGATTTAATTACCACTAATGAAAATGGGTATGCAACTACAAATGAAACCGACGGGAATATGTCTTTTGCAGTGGCTACTCTTGGAAAAGACGAATTGAAAGTAAACATCAATAATTATAACAGCTATCGGAATGACGATGATGAGGAGCGCATAATTCTTTTTACTGACAGACCTATTTATCGGCCAGGGCAAACCATTTACTACAAGGGTATATGCTTGCAATCGAAAGATGGTAAAAATAAAATAGAAGTAAATAAAGCGCTTGAGGTCTTTTTTAAAGATGCCAACGGTAAGGAAATAACTTCGACTAATGTAACAAGCAATGATTTTGGCACTTTTCAAGGATCTTTTAGCATCCCAATGGGGAAATTAAATGGCCAGATGGAAATTGAAACCGATTATGGCAGCATTAATGTACAGGTAGAAGAATATAAACGGCCAACTTTTGAGGTCGTTTTTGATAAACCTAATCAGCACTACAAGCTGAACGACAGCATTAAAGTACAAGGTAAAGCAAGTTCATTTTCAGGATATTCCGTAAATAATGCAAAGGTAAATTATAAGGTTTTCCGCAGGGCGATGTACGATTACCGCTTAACTTACACGCAACGTAATGCTATTTATGGTTCAAATATATATAACGAAAGAAAACAGATCGCCATTGGCAAAACAAACACCAAACCAGGTGGCAAATTCGATATTACCTTTTTTGCAAAAGCCACCAATACCAAACAGAATTATAGCTACGAAATTGAAACTGAGGTAACGGATTTAAATGGCGAAACCCGAACGAAAACCACAGCGATAAATGTGGGGCAAAAAGATATTAATCTTAATGTCAGTACCGAACAGGTTATTTATGTGAGCAACCAAACCGATAGTATCCCATTCTGGGTAACCAATTTAAACAACGAACCCATTAAAGCGAATATTAAGGCAAAATGGAGTTTGTTGCAGGCGCCATCCAGGTTAATGAACAAGAGTCCGTTTTATGCCGAAAACTATGCATTAAGTAAAGAGGAGTTTATTAAAAATTTTCCAGATGAGGATTATAACAACGAGCTCGAAGTAGCCAAATGGCCAATAAAATCGGTAGAATTGAGGCAAAATCCGACGGCTAAAAATGGTCGTTGGAGTTTAACCTTCAACCAAAAAAACCTAAAACCAGGTTATTATAAAATCAATTTAATGGCCATAAACGAGCAGAACGATACCATTAAAGTAGATAAGTATTTAATTATCTATAATGAAGCGCCTGTAACGATACAATCTAATATCGAATGGATTGCTCCTGAAGTAAGCATAATTAAACCGACTGAAAGTGCTGCTTTCCGCTTGGCAGGCTTAGCCGATAACAGCAGGGCATATTATGAGGTTTATTATCGTGATAGTATAGCCGAAAAGGTATGGCTTAATCTATCGCCAAAACAAAGTTTTGTTAAAATTAAACCGAAAGGTAATTATGAGGATGGTTTTGCCGTACAGTTTACCATGGTACACCAAGGTATGGTTTACAGTTCTATGCAACAGGTTAAAATTATAGATCCGAAAAAAGGGCTAGATATCAGGTTTTTAACCTTTAGAAATAAACTTCAGCCCGGTGAAAAAGAAAGCTGGAAACTACAGATCAGTAATAAAAATGGCGAAAAGCAGATGGCCGAAATGGTGGCTACGCTATACGACGCAAGTTTGGACGACTTGAAAAGAATGGATTGGAATACGCAGTTACCAACAGGCTTTAACTATTATTTTTATACCTGGAACTTCAATGTAAATGATGTCGCGAACGCGGGTTATTTATGGTTTTTAAGGTCTGAAAATAATTTTGGCGTAATTACACGTGGTTACGAAAACCTTAATTTATTCGGTTACAATTATTATGGTGGCTACAACTATAGTTACCACAATTACATAAACAACCTGAAAAAGCCCCAAAAAAGAGGCTTATCTCCAGAGGCTGTTCAGAAATTAGCAGAGTTGGCCAATGGTAAATTAAGCTACGGCGTGGTATTCAATGCGCATGGTGAAATATTGCCGGGTGTACAGGTAAAATCTGGCAAAACAGTAACAACCACTAATATTTTTGGTATTTATACTATTGATGCTAAAGCAGGAGAAACATTGAGTTTTGCTTTTCTGGGCTTTAAGAACTACGCTATAAAAGTAGGCACTAAAAAACGGATTGATGTAACCCTGAAAGAAGATGGGCAAGCTTTAAATGAGGTGGTGGTTGTGGGCTATGGGTCGCAGAAAAAGGAGATGTCAACCGCTGCGATTCAGATCAGAGGTTCAGCTACCTTAAAAGGGAAGGTAGCGGGTGTGGCGACAGACGCTATTTATGGCAGTAGGGCTGCTGATAATAGTGCAATTGAAGATTTAATCTCAAGTGCTGGGGCACCAATTGATCAGAAAGATCCAACACTGCGTCAGGAAGTGGAAGCACTTAAAAACAAAAAGACTGACATCACGCCACGTACCAATTTCAACGAGCTCGCATTTTTTTATCCGCAATTGTTAACCGATGCCAAAGGCGAAATCAAGATCGAGTTTACCATCCCGCAAAGTTTAACACGCTATAAAATGATGGGGTTTGCACATACTAAAGATTTAAAAACGGCATCCATTACCAATGAATTGGTTACCCAGAAACAATTGGCCATTGCCATTAATGCGCCACGTTTTTTCCGTGAAGGGGATACCATTTTATTAAGCGCCAAACTAAATAACCTGGCGGGCAAAAAACTTATCGGCAATGCCAGTTTAGCACTTACAGATGCCTTAACCGCTAAACCGATCCAGATTTTTGGAAGAAACGAAAAAACCGAAAAAACTTTTGAAATTGATGATGCAGGCAATACGGTTTTAAAATGGGCATTAATTATTCCATCTGGTCTTAACGCCATTACCTATAAGGTTTTGGCTCAAAGTGGCAAGTTTAGCGATGGTGAAGAAAATACCATTCCTGTTTTGGCAAATGCCATGTTGGTTACCGAAAGTATGTCTATAAATGTGCGGGGTAATACCAGTAAAACTTTCGACTTTGAGAAGCTGGAGAAATCAGGAACTTCAAAAACCTTGCGCAACCAAAGTTTAACTTTCGAGTTTACCTCAAACCCCATTTGGTATGCCGTGCAGGCATTACCTTATTTGATGGAATACCCCTATGAGTGCGCTGAACAAACTTTTAGCCGGTTTTATGCCAATAGTTTTGCAACAGGTATCATTAATTCCTCACCAAAAATTAAAACCGTTTTCGAACAATGGCAAAATACAAATAATGGCGAAGCCCTCTTGTCTAACTTGGAGAAAAACCAAGAGCTCAAATCAATTTTGTTAGAAGAAACGCCTTGGGTACGTAATGCCGATAATGAAAACGAGCGTAAAAAACGTTTGGCCATACTTTTCGATTTAAATAGAATGACCTACGAGTTGAAAAACAATTTCGAAAAGTTAGAGAAAATGCAGTTTAATAACGGTGCTTTTCCGTGGTTTAATGGCATGCAGGAAGATCGGTACATCACACAGCACATAGTTTTAGGAATGGGCCAGTTAAAAAAACTAAAACTGATTGACGAAAAAGCTTATCCTAGTTTTAATGTAATGCTTAACAAAGCCATTATTTATTTAGATGCACAGCTAGTTAAAGATTATAAAGATGAAGTGAAAGGAAAACGGTTTGCCTATTTGCCATTGCACTACCTATTCGCCAGAAGTTACACCAATCAAAAAAATAACAATGCAGATTTTTTAAATGCCAAAGATTTCTATCTGAAAAAATTAATGGCAAACTGGAAAACCTTTGATACTTACCAGTTGGCACAAACCGCCTTGGTTTTAAATAGAAACGGCAATGAGGTAGAAGCCAAAAAAATCATTACGTTATTAAATCAAACGGCTCAGCAAAATGATGAACTGGGCATGTACTGGGCTACAAATAAAGCGGGTTGGTGGTGGTACCAAAGTCCGATAGAAACACAGGCTTTATTAATAGAGGCTTTCGACGAAGTGACTAACGATGACAAATCGGTGGAGGAAATGAAAATCTGGTTGCTCAAAAACAAACAGACGAACGATTGGAAAACAACCAAAGCCACTACGGCGGCTTGTTATGCATTGCTAATGAAAGGAACTGACCTTTTGACAGAGCGCAATGAACCTGAAATAACAATTGGCGGTCAAAAAATAGCAGATCTGCAACAGCCTAACGCCATAAAAGAAGCCGGAACGGGTTATCAAAAATTAACCATTGCAGCAGCTGATGTAAAACCAGAAATGGGGAAAGTACAGGTTAAAAATAACAACCAAACCGTAGCCTGGGGCGCATTGTACTGGCAATATTTTGAGCAACTGGATAAAATTACGCCGGCCAACACAGGAGCTAAAATCAACAAGCAATTGTTTGTCCAAAAGGCTAGCGCAAAAGGCGATGTTTTAACCCCGCTTACGGCAACCAATATTTTGGCCCCTGGCGATTTATTGAAAGTGCGTATTGAAATTTATTGTGATCGGGATATGGAATATATTCATTTGAAAGATATGCGTTCATCGGGTTTTGAACCTGTAAATGTGATCTCTCGGTATAAGTATCAGGATGGTTTAGGTTATTATGAAAGTACAAAAGATGCTTCAACCAATTTCTTTATCAGTTATATGCCTAAAGGAACCTACGTATTTGAATACCCTTTGCGGGTTACGCATGCCGGAAATTTTTCAAATGGAATTACCAGCTTGCAAAGTATGTATGCACCAGAGTTTACTACCCATTCAGCAGGAATTAGGGTAAATGTAAAACCTTAA